The Shewanella japonica genome has a window encoding:
- a CDS encoding YacL family protein, whose amino-acid sequence MEYEFRRNSLDGTVFAEFSMEHAILGRFFAEQLATDVNRCEAILAQIELIRASKKNEWLMQREDLAMVIDSEQVRVFVNAIDFDEDFELEESMSMYDAESESFCGLEDFETALKSWISFIKQ is encoded by the coding sequence ATGGAATACGAGTTTCGCCGTAACAGTTTAGACGGCACTGTGTTTGCTGAATTTAGCATGGAGCATGCCATATTAGGGCGTTTTTTTGCTGAGCAATTGGCTACTGATGTTAATCGTTGCGAAGCGATATTAGCTCAAATCGAGCTTATTCGTGCGAGTAAGAAAAATGAATGGTTAATGCAAAGAGAAGACTTAGCTATGGTCATTGATAGTGAGCAGGTTAGAGTGTTTGTAAACGCGATTGATTTTGACGAAGACTTTGAGCTAGAAGAGTCGATGAGCATGTATGATGCGGAGTCAGAATCGTTTTGTGGGCTTGAGGATTTTGAAACAGCGCTAAAAAGCTGGATTTCGTTCATTAAGCAATAG
- a CDS encoding zinc transporter ZntB: protein MDTGFIYCLLLTGSNAGKSLSASELEQWQPNDGLLWVHLRYSHPDAQQWIINAQLPQTETDTLLAEHTRPRTLSSPDGILMALRGINLNPNSAPEDMVSMRIYAQQHRIISTCERQLQSVKDIAEQIINHPNSINSSANFLVSLCERLTERKMELIHNLEDELDTLDDQITLPSAATLRVDIAELRKQTVTLRRYFSPQRDALSRLLNDSHFLFDNEHKLRIREINETLIRVIEDLDAVRDRASVTQEQLQSQQSEQLNKRLYFLSLISAVFLPLGFLTGLLGVNIGGIPGTDIPWAFSAFCAGLIVLIALQMWLFYRLKWL, encoded by the coding sequence ATGGATACAGGCTTTATATATTGCTTATTGTTAACGGGATCGAATGCGGGTAAAAGTTTATCAGCAAGTGAGCTTGAACAATGGCAACCTAATGACGGATTACTTTGGGTGCATCTTCGTTATAGCCATCCTGACGCTCAACAATGGATCATTAACGCCCAGTTGCCTCAAACCGAAACTGACACATTATTAGCAGAGCACACTCGCCCTCGTACATTGAGCTCTCCTGATGGTATTTTAATGGCACTGCGCGGCATAAACCTTAATCCTAATTCAGCGCCTGAAGATATGGTATCGATGCGAATCTATGCCCAGCAACATCGTATTATCTCCACCTGTGAGCGCCAACTGCAATCGGTTAAAGATATTGCCGAGCAGATCATTAACCACCCTAATAGTATTAACTCGAGTGCTAACTTTTTAGTGTCTTTGTGCGAACGATTAACCGAAAGAAAAATGGAGTTAATCCATAACCTTGAAGATGAACTCGACACCTTAGACGATCAAATCACCTTACCTAGCGCGGCAACGCTGCGAGTGGATATTGCTGAATTAAGAAAACAAACAGTGACCCTAAGGCGTTACTTCTCACCTCAAAGAGACGCATTATCGCGACTGCTCAATGATAGTCATTTCCTGTTTGATAATGAGCACAAATTACGCATACGTGAGATAAATGAAACCTTAATCAGAGTCATTGAAGATCTTGATGCTGTGCGTGATAGAGCGAGCGTAACTCAAGAGCAATTACAATCTCAGCAGTCAGAGCAGCTTAATAAACGGTTATATTTTCTTTCGTTAATCTCTGCGGTGTTTCTACCATTAGGTTTTTTAACTGGGTTACTAGGGGTCAATATTGGTGGTATTCCAGGCACTGACATCCCTTGGGCTTTTTCGGCATTTTGTGCGGGATTAATTGTTCTTATTGCGCTGCAAATGTGGCTTTTTTATCGCCTCAAGTGGCTATAA
- the fkpA gene encoding FKBP-type peptidyl-prolyl cis-trans isomerase has translation MKSIYKLSLVALAVVGLTACNQEQEVVAKKVELTTDAQKEAYSVGGSIGRYMAGHITEQEELGFAVDRTLVIQGFSDGLADTLELTEEEMQTVLQGLDAKLSEKRTEQAELMASKAVEEGKKFLETNKAKEGVVTTESGLQYEVLEAGEGETPVAEDTVEVHYKGTLIDGTEFDSSYSRGEPAKFPLNRVIPGWTEGVQLMPVGAKYKFVIPSELAYGERDTGTIPANSTLVFEVELLSIEKAQTEEAPAAQ, from the coding sequence ATGAAATCTATTTACAAATTATCGTTAGTTGCATTGGCTGTTGTTGGTCTTACTGCATGTAACCAAGAACAAGAAGTTGTTGCCAAGAAAGTTGAATTAACAACTGATGCACAAAAAGAAGCTTACAGTGTTGGTGGCTCAATTGGTCGTTACATGGCAGGTCATATTACTGAACAAGAAGAACTAGGTTTTGCTGTTGATCGTACTCTTGTTATTCAAGGTTTCAGTGATGGACTAGCTGATACGCTTGAGTTAACTGAAGAAGAAATGCAAACAGTACTTCAAGGACTTGATGCTAAGCTAAGTGAAAAACGTACAGAGCAAGCAGAGTTAATGGCGAGCAAAGCAGTTGAGGAAGGTAAAAAGTTCCTAGAAACTAACAAGGCGAAAGAAGGCGTTGTTACAACTGAATCTGGTTTACAATACGAAGTATTAGAAGCGGGTGAAGGCGAAACGCCAGTTGCTGAAGATACGGTTGAAGTACATTACAAAGGTACGTTAATTGATGGTACTGAGTTCGATAGCTCATACAGCCGTGGCGAACCAGCTAAATTCCCATTAAACCGTGTTATTCCTGGTTGGACTGAAGGTGTTCAGTTAATGCCTGTTGGCGCTAAGTACAAGTTCGTTATCCCATCAGAACTTGCTTACGGCGAACGTGATACTGGTACTATTCCAGCTAATTCAACTTTAGTATTTGAAGTTGAGTTACTTTCAATCGAGAAAGCACAAACTGAAGAAGCGCCAGCTGCTCAGTAA
- a CDS encoding WD40 repeat domain-containing protein → MFRLIMLILCICSLTACHPKADNVFSITTDSSYSASLSQDAQLALVSTSSNGVQLWDLKEESLKYRWQHSNKADNTINNVFDTAFSANAHYAATLTTDSLAIWNVETGQSIGWWSLPASAQSVAIANNAQTLVGLIDGSVMSLAPEKSLIKFLGHNERVSSVSISADGQRALTGSNDGQVILWQATTGQPIHQWQFSSRIGKVQLNQSGSLSFASDITGNGNIYNNSDGKEVTSLAINRRQMTFSSARFIHQDKILVTGSPSKEIILWQVQSGKKLANRQIQLTKNSQNRGAVVYSIASDAQQNLVSISNQGLVESWGPLP, encoded by the coding sequence ATGTTTCGACTAATTATGCTGATTTTATGCATTTGCTCACTGACAGCCTGCCACCCCAAGGCTGATAACGTCTTTAGTATTACGACTGACTCGAGTTATAGTGCGAGCTTGTCTCAAGATGCGCAGCTTGCCCTCGTCAGTACTTCAAGTAATGGGGTTCAATTATGGGATCTCAAGGAAGAAAGCTTAAAATATCGCTGGCAACACAGTAACAAGGCCGATAATACTATCAATAATGTGTTTGATACTGCATTTTCAGCCAATGCTCACTATGCAGCAACACTCACAACCGATTCATTAGCCATTTGGAATGTCGAAACTGGTCAATCTATCGGTTGGTGGTCACTGCCAGCATCGGCACAGTCTGTTGCGATTGCCAACAACGCCCAAACGTTAGTGGGATTAATTGATGGTTCTGTCATGTCACTAGCACCTGAGAAAAGTCTCATTAAGTTTTTAGGCCATAATGAGCGCGTCTCGAGTGTCTCTATTTCGGCAGATGGCCAACGTGCATTAACAGGCTCTAATGACGGACAAGTCATTTTATGGCAAGCCACTACAGGGCAACCGATTCACCAATGGCAGTTCAGCTCTCGTATCGGCAAAGTGCAATTAAATCAAAGTGGCTCACTCAGTTTCGCGAGTGATATTACCGGAAATGGAAATATCTATAACAACAGCGATGGCAAAGAAGTCACTTCATTAGCCATTAACCGCCGTCAAATGACCTTCAGCAGTGCTAGATTTATTCATCAGGATAAAATACTCGTCACAGGGTCACCCTCAAAAGAAATTATCCTTTGGCAGGTGCAATCGGGTAAAAAACTGGCCAATAGACAAATTCAGTTAACTAAAAACAGTCAAAATAGAGGCGCCGTTGTATACTCTATTGCAAGTGATGCTCAGCAAAATTTAGTCAGTATCAGTAATCAAGGTTTAGTTGAGTCATGGGGACCTCTACCTTAA
- a CDS encoding SlyX family protein, which translates to MQDMQQKIDDLEMKIAFQDSTIEELNQEVIKLNDLVAFQQHQMSLIVNKLQAMEPSNMATQAEETPPPHY; encoded by the coding sequence ATGCAAGATATGCAACAAAAAATTGATGATTTAGAAATGAAAATCGCTTTTCAAGATTCAACAATCGAAGAGCTAAACCAAGAAGTCATTAAATTAAATGATTTAGTTGCGTTCCAACAACATCAAATGTCATTAATCGTCAATAAACTGCAAGCGATGGAGCCAAGCAATATGGCAACCCAAGCAGAAGAAACACCACCGCCACACTATTAA
- the def gene encoding peptide deformylase, translated as MPASDIMTIAQTGETILTRQTQAVVTFDQALVQLANNMIATMNAAHGVGIAAPQVFSNLAIFIMHSKPNSRYPGAPLTQATVVINPQIIAVSDEMETENEGCLSIAGQRLEVTRHKSITVRYQSLQGDSIEQQLDGFIARIFQHEFDHLQGITLLERVKMPELQYVNQADFPIPNQSYNNLHSPSLDGQGVSQ; from the coding sequence ATGCCTGCAAGTGACATCATGACAATAGCCCAAACTGGCGAAACAATTTTAACCCGCCAAACACAAGCTGTGGTGACATTTGATCAAGCTTTGGTTCAGCTTGCTAACAATATGATAGCAACAATGAACGCGGCTCATGGAGTGGGGATTGCAGCCCCACAAGTTTTCAGTAATTTAGCTATCTTCATCATGCATTCTAAACCTAACTCTCGTTATCCTGGCGCGCCACTCACCCAAGCGACTGTGGTGATTAACCCGCAAATTATTGCGGTGTCTGATGAAATGGAAACAGAGAATGAAGGCTGTTTATCTATAGCGGGACAACGTCTTGAAGTAACACGTCATAAAAGCATCACTGTTCGTTATCAGTCACTTCAAGGCGATAGTATCGAGCAGCAATTGGACGGTTTTATCGCACGAATTTTTCAACATGAGTTTGACCATTTGCAAGGTATTACCTTGCTTGAACGGGTCAAGATGCCAGAACTGCAATATGTCAATCAAGCTGACTTTCCGATACCCAACCAGTCATACAATAACTTACATTCTCCATCACTCGACGGGCAAGGTGTGAGCCAATGA
- a CDS encoding COG3014 family protein codes for MNKLLSIALICFSLTGCAYNSVLINYPSQIAPIKQNLASPSPAAKLPELAAQIDSNDGLLYAQEAGRVAQVSGNFEASKTYYEQAISAYKAFDDRATISASDLTATASSLVLNDNAIPYRGPGYERIMVHQYQAFNYLFSGDAQGALVEVRRSNQLQSSEQARYQKSQKSVRAMANGTIDSEINKLDQATGTVTSSFLNAYSYYTTGLLHELLGEPNDAYIDYRKAAQITPNNKYLQQDLVRLAKQLSMPQYDEFKRRWGDAILPKKGQGQVVMAVEKGFVPEKQSLTVPFTIDGNWQTVSLATYQPHRQQIAPSTIQGLGTVLKAEPIANIDALAINALKEDLPAALVRQAARVYTKSEMTRSVESGSKRRNNEADAAAILMQIFNVVTEQADRRSWLTLPRQAQIARQYIEPGEYQIRLGNSPAAKIDVKPNRATLIWVIETGNQTRFYSIII; via the coding sequence ATGAATAAATTGCTCAGTATTGCCTTAATCTGTTTCAGCTTAACTGGCTGCGCATATAATAGCGTTTTAATTAATTATCCATCTCAAATTGCGCCGATAAAACAAAACCTAGCCAGTCCCTCACCTGCAGCCAAACTGCCTGAGCTAGCAGCACAAATCGACAGTAACGATGGCTTGTTGTATGCACAAGAAGCGGGGAGAGTCGCTCAAGTCTCTGGTAACTTTGAAGCCAGTAAAACCTACTATGAACAAGCGATTAGCGCTTATAAAGCCTTTGATGACAGAGCCACAATTAGCGCCTCTGATCTGACTGCCACCGCCAGTAGTTTAGTATTAAACGATAATGCCATCCCTTATCGTGGACCAGGTTATGAGCGCATTATGGTGCATCAATATCAAGCCTTTAATTATCTCTTTTCTGGCGATGCACAGGGTGCATTAGTCGAAGTTCGCCGCAGTAACCAACTGCAAAGCAGTGAACAAGCACGCTACCAAAAATCTCAAAAGTCAGTTAGAGCAATGGCTAACGGTACGATTGATAGCGAAATTAACAAACTAGACCAAGCGACAGGTACTGTCACTAGCTCGTTTTTGAATGCTTACAGTTATTACACCACAGGCTTGTTGCATGAGTTATTAGGTGAGCCTAACGATGCGTACATTGACTACAGAAAAGCCGCTCAAATCACTCCCAATAATAAGTACTTGCAACAAGACCTAGTTAGACTCGCTAAGCAACTTTCCATGCCGCAATATGATGAATTTAAACGTCGTTGGGGTGATGCTATTTTACCTAAAAAAGGTCAAGGCCAAGTGGTTATGGCGGTTGAAAAAGGCTTTGTACCAGAAAAACAAAGCCTAACGGTCCCCTTCACTATTGATGGCAACTGGCAAACCGTGTCACTTGCAACTTACCAGCCCCATAGGCAACAAATTGCACCATCCACAATCCAAGGGCTCGGAACCGTTTTAAAAGCGGAACCTATTGCCAATATCGATGCCTTAGCAATTAATGCATTAAAAGAAGATTTACCTGCAGCCTTGGTGCGTCAAGCTGCGCGGGTCTATACTAAGTCTGAAATGACTCGAAGCGTCGAAAGTGGCAGTAAACGCCGTAATAACGAAGCAGATGCGGCGGCAATATTAATGCAAATTTTTAACGTTGTGACAGAGCAAGCTGACAGACGAAGTTGGTTAACCTTGCCCCGACAAGCACAAATTGCCCGCCAGTACATAGAGCCAGGCGAGTATCAAATCCGTTTAGGCAACAGTCCTGCGGCTAAAATTGATGTAAAACCAAACCGTGCAACATTAATTTGGGTGATAGAGACTGGAAATCAAACCCGTTTTTATTCAATAATTATCTAA
- the lpoB gene encoding penicillin-binding protein activator LpoB — translation MKHFKLIFVLAAAIGLSACQSKVEYGDATEVETVNENFGSTDLQAIAAKMVDSMLTFPPVIVMTQNDRPIIFVDKIKNKTSEHIDTESVTDTISNKLLRSGKFRFIDMTKVDAVRKQLDYQNNAGMVDPSTAIKFGRQVGAQYMLYGNLSSIVKQDGSTKDVYYKMTMRLMDLETGLIEWSDEKEIRKVKSKSFLGL, via the coding sequence ATGAAACATTTTAAACTGATTTTTGTTTTAGCCGCTGCAATCGGGCTATCAGCTTGTCAATCTAAGGTTGAGTATGGCGACGCAACTGAAGTAGAAACCGTCAATGAAAACTTTGGCTCAACGGATTTGCAAGCTATTGCTGCTAAAATGGTTGATAGCATGTTGACCTTCCCACCAGTGATTGTAATGACTCAAAACGATCGCCCAATTATCTTCGTCGACAAAATTAAAAATAAAACCTCAGAGCATATTGATACAGAATCAGTTACTGACACTATCAGCAACAAGTTACTTCGCTCAGGCAAGTTCCGTTTTATCGATATGACGAAAGTGGATGCTGTGCGTAAGCAGCTAGATTACCAAAACAATGCTGGTATGGTTGACCCATCAACAGCGATAAAGTTTGGTCGCCAAGTTGGTGCGCAATACATGCTTTACGGCAACTTATCTAGCATCGTAAAACAAGATGGCAGCACAAAAGATGTTTACTACAAAATGACTATGCGCCTAATGGATCTAGAAACAGGTCTAATCGAGTGGTCTGATGAAAAAGAAATTCGTAAAGTAAAATCTAAGTCTTTCTTAGGTCTATAA